One Primulina huaijiensis isolate GDHJ02 chromosome 8, ASM1229523v2, whole genome shotgun sequence genomic region harbors:
- the LOC140983640 gene encoding uncharacterized protein isoform X3: MYTEVKSARLPVRYKLCRLPMCMNRSLHELTYFSHTEGNIRSCNREILKSSDRASIQDFDRTVSPVSVAHFSQYKLTKLLIEQLKDIGFHILSEGSMMSDECKIAEHAILLGHECTAINATNHCVNVTASVIREGKPVEKNLQCNFLVGTDGAGSTVRKLMGLGMNGEKDLQNLVSIHFRSHDLGQFLINERPGMLFFVFNTEAIGVIVAHDLLQGEFVLQVPFYPPQQKFEDFNSKMCERLIYKLAGRELADVRVLDVKPWVMHAEVAEKFLACNNHVILAGDAAHRFPPAGGFGMNTGIQDAHNLAWKLAYVLKGITPPSFLSTYETERRQIATYNTTLSVENFKAAMAVPAALGLDPSIANSVHRTLNDTLSSILPSDLQRTVLDGIFSLGRLQLSDSLLNDFNPLGSSRLSKLRQIFEEGKSLQLQFPSEDLGFRYVKGALIPDNDSLTRAPEPPTGRRRDYVPSTDPGSRLPHMKIKLLSELLSKDVFSTLDLVSVYNLEFLLIIAPIKESYNLAKAAFKVTEELKIPLKVCIMWQEKDKGENDSSEAALLPWTNFIDVIEVKSSQTLESWWDFCQMTESGAILVRPDEHVAWRAKSRTKNDSFLELKTIFCSVIGLDSSSI; this comes from the exons ATGTATACCGAAGTCAAAAGTGCCCGACTGCCCGTGAGATATAAGCTTTGTCGCCTTCCAATGTGTATGAATAGGTCTTTGCATGAATTGACATACTTTAGTCACACTGAAGGAAATATCAGGTCTTGTAATCGCGAGATATTGAAGAGCTCCGACCGTGCTTCAATACAAG ATTTTGACAGGACTGTCAGTCCAGTTTCTGTTGCTCACTTTTCCCAGTATAAACTCACAAAGTTACTAATTGAGCAGCTTAAGGACATTGGTTTTCATATTCTAAGTGAAGGGTCAATGATGTCTGATGAATGCAAGATTGCAGAGCATGCGATATTGTTGGGGCATGAGTGCACAGCTATCAATGCCACCAACCACTGTGTCAACGTGACAGCGTCTGTGATCAGGGAAGGAAAACCTGTAGAGAAAAATCTCCAATGTAATTTCCTTGTTGGCACGGATGGTGCTGGAAGTACGGTGAGAAAACTCATGGGATTAGGCATGAATGGTGAGAAGGATTTGCAGAATCTTGTCAGCATACATTTTAGGAGCCATGACCTTGGGCAATTTTTGATAAACGAAAGACCAGGCATgttgttttttgttttcaatactGAAGCCATAGGTGTTATCGTCGCTCATGATTTGCTGCAAGGGGAATTTGTGCTGCAG GTACCTTTTTACCCACCTCAgcaaaaatttgaagatttcaaCTCCAAG ATGTGTGAAAGATTAATATATAAGTTGGCCGGCCGAGAGCTTGCAGATGTAAGGGTGTTGGATGTAAAGCCATGGGTGATGCATGCTGAAGTTGCTGAGAAATTCTTAGCTTGCAACAACCATGTGATACTTGCAGGTGATGCAGCTCATCGCTTCCCACCTGCTGGTGGTTTTG GTATGAATACTGGCATACAGGATGCTCATAATCTTGCATGGAAGTTGGCTTATGTACTCAAGGGAATCACACCACCATCATTTCTTTCCACTTATGAAACTGAACGTAGGCAG ATTGCTACCTATAATACAACATTAAGTGTCGAAAACTTTAAAGCAGCAATGGCTGTTCCTGCTGCTCTTGGTCTTGATCCTAGTATTGCTAATTCAG TGCATCGAACTTTAAATGACACCTTAAGTTCCATCTTGCCTTCTGATCTACAAAGAACAGTTTTGGATGGAATATTTAGTTTAGGCCGTTTGCAGCTTTCAGATTCTCTTCTGAATGACTTTAATCCTCTTGGATCATCACGGCTTTCTAAACTGAGACAGATATTCGAAGAAGGAAAAAGCCTTCAACTTCAGTTCCCATCTGAGGACCTTGGTTTCAG gtATGTTAAAGGTGCACTGATACCCGACAATGATAGTTTAACAAGGGCACCAGAACCACCAACAGGACGTAGGAGGGACTATGTTCCGTCTACTGATCCTGGATCGAGACTGCCTCATATGAAGATTAAACTACTTTCTGAACTACTATCTAAGGATGTTTTCTCTACCCTTGACCTTGTATCTGTCTACAATCTTGAGTTTCTTCTTATTATAGCGCCAATCAAGGAGTCCTACAATCTTGCAAAAGCTGCATTTAAGGTAACTGAGGAGCTCAAAATTCCACTTAAAGTGTGCATTATGTGGCAAGAAAAAGACAAGGGAGAAAATGACAGTAGTGAAGCAGCACTTTTACCTTGGACAAATTTTATTGACGTGATCGAAGTTAAGAGTTCCCAAACATTAGAATCGTGGTGGGATTTCTGTCAAATGACTGAAAGTGGAGCCATTTTAGTGAGGCCAGATGAACACGTTGCTTGGAGGGCAAAGTCGAGAACCAAGAATGATTCTTTTTTGGAGCTCAAAACAATTTTTTGTTCTGTTATCGGATTAGATTCCAGCAGCATTTAA
- the LOC140983642 gene encoding uncharacterized protein, giving the protein MDEMGGSTVGLMQDSTGTSSVTAAPSANDPSSIFTNYVLISAFLAFVIAQGSKFVLLWYKENRWDIKQLVGSGGMPSSHSATVTALAVAVGLQDGFLGSPFAIALILACVVMYDATGVRLHAGRQAEVLNQIVCELPAEHPLAVSRPLRELLGHTPFQVVAGALLGLVTATIIHLIFG; this is encoded by the exons ATGGATGAAATGGGGGGATCGACCGTTGGGTTGATGCAAGATTCAACGGGGACATCTTCGGTGACAGCAGCGCCATCCGCGAATGATCCGTCGTCCATTTTCACGAACTACGTGTTAATTTCTGCCTTTCTCGCATTTGTCATTGCCCAGGGATCCAAGTTCGTGTTACTATG GTATAAGGAAAACCGTTGGGACATAAAGCAACTCGTTGGATCTGGCGGTATGCCATCATCCCATTCAGCGACAGTGACTGCTCTTGCAGTGGCTGTTGGTTTACAAGATGGCTTTCTAGGATCACCATTTGCAATTGCATTAATCTTGGCTTGTGTG GTAATGTATGATGCGACCGGTGTCAGATTACATGCTGGACGGCAAGCTGAG GTTCTGAATCAGATAGTATGTGAACTTCCAGCTGAGCATCCTCTTGCTGTGAGCAGACCTCTCCGCGAACTTCTTGGCCATACTCCTTTTCAG GTTGTTGCTGGTGCGCTGTTGGGACTTGTCACAGCAACTATAATCCATTTGATCTTTGGATAA
- the LOC140983524 gene encoding pentatricopeptide repeat-containing protein At1g33350 isoform X2, which yields MSDRNVMSWTAMLSGYTRVGLVGKAVLLFDEMPEGIRDTPFWNSIISGCVQNGLFSEAIEFFRRMIVEEGLAGRNRPNQVTVVSVLSASGKAGLLHLGKCIHGYVCRNGLSLDLFVTNGLIDMYGKCGNYGKARMVFNNTKETNLMSWNSLINCCWLHGQIGESISIFEEMLQRTDEVKPDGVTFIGLLNACSHGGLVVEGLYYYDMMIHEYGIEPQIEHQGCLIDLLCRAGRIKEAVQVVEGMRIPLDEVVWGALLNGCKIHRCADFADYAVKKLVEINPKNFGHGAILANLCLKMEERDEVQEGKKMPQEYTYKEAPGCSWIEVKNQVHHFYCVDKSHPRTEQIYAVLECLADSH from the coding sequence ATGTCGGATAGGAATGTGATGTCGTGGACTGCAATGCTTTCGGGATATACAAGAGTGGGACTGGTGGGGAAAGCGGTTTTGCTGTTCGATGAGATGCCCGAAGGTATTAGAGATACGCCCTTTTGGAATAGTATAATTTCAGGGTGCGTGCAGAACGGGTTGTTTTCAGAGGCTATTGAATTTTTCAGGAGGATGATAGTTGAGGAGGGATTGGCTGGAAGGAACAGGCCTAATCAAGTTACAGTAGTGTCTGTGCTGTCAGCTTCTGGGAAAGCGGGGTTGCTGCATTTGGGGAAGTGCATTCATGGATATGTGTGTCGGAATGGGCTGAGTTTGGATTTATTTGTCACAAATGGTTTGATTGATATGTACGGAAAATGTGGGAATTATGGGAAGGCTAGAATGGTCTTTAATaataccaaagaaacaaatttgaTGTCTTGGAATTCTTTGATAAATTGTTGTTGGCTACACGGGCAAATTGGGGAATCAATTAGCATTTTTGAAGAGATGCTGCAGAGGACAGATGAAGTAAAGCCTGATGGAGTAACTTTTATTGGGTTGTTAAATGCTTGTAGTCATGGTGGATTGGTTGTTGAGGGgctatattattatgatatgatgATTCATGAGTACGGAATTGAGCCTCAAATTGAGCATCAAGGGTGCTTGATCGATCTTCTTTGTCGAGCAGGTCGAATAAAAGAGGCCGTGCAAGTGGTGGAGGGTATGAGGATTCCACTTGATGAGGTTGTCTGGGGTGCGTTGCTTAATGGCTGTAAGATTCATAGATGTGCGGACTTCGCTGACTATGCAGTGAAAAAATTGGTTGAGATCAATCCCAAGAATTTTGGTCATGGTGCAATCTTGGCCAACTTGTGTCTGAAAATGGAAGAACGGGATGAGGTGCAGGAAGGGAAAAAGATGCCTCAGGAGTATACTTACAAGGAGGCGCCTGGTTGCAGTTGGATAGAGGTTAAAAACCAAGTTCATCATTTTTATTGTGTCGATAAATCTCATCCTAGAACCGAGCAAATCTATGCAGTTTTGGAATGTCTGGCTGACTCACATTAG
- the LOC140983524 gene encoding pentatricopeptide repeat-containing protein At1g33350 isoform X1 gives MLSSLNRHVLSIVDTCSNLNHLKQLQAHLIVLGHGQTHFYAFKLIRFCTLHLSNLGYARLLFDKFNSPNIYLYAAMIMAYAPLSDHASAVLLYRRMLRENRSKPNDFVFSIILKSYPAVLKRHGTELVQAQVVKSGYGEIPAVQTAILDAYSRYCVDIGAARKVFDEMSDRNVMSWTAMLSGYTRVGLVGKAVLLFDEMPEGIRDTPFWNSIISGCVQNGLFSEAIEFFRRMIVEEGLAGRNRPNQVTVVSVLSASGKAGLLHLGKCIHGYVCRNGLSLDLFVTNGLIDMYGKCGNYGKARMVFNNTKETNLMSWNSLINCCWLHGQIGESISIFEEMLQRTDEVKPDGVTFIGLLNACSHGGLVVEGLYYYDMMIHEYGIEPQIEHQGCLIDLLCRAGRIKEAVQVVEGMRIPLDEVVWGALLNGCKIHRCADFADYAVKKLVEINPKNFGHGAILANLCLKMEERDEVQEGKKMPQEYTYKEAPGCSWIEVKNQVHHFYCVDKSHPRTEQIYAVLECLADSH, from the coding sequence ATGCTTTCCTCCCTCAACAGGCATGTACTGTCAATCGTCGATACTTGCAGTAACCTCAATCACCTCAAACAGCTACAAGCTCATCTAATCGTTCTCGGCCATGGCCAAACGCATTTCTACGCTTTCAAACTCATCCGCTTCTGCACGCTTCATCTCTCCAATCTTGGGTATGCTCGCCTCTTGTTCGATAAATTCAACTCCCCTAATATTTACCTGTATGCCGCCATGATCATGGCATACGCACCGTTATCGGATCATGCATCCGCAGTGCTCCTTTACCGTCGCATGCTACGTGAAAACAGGTCAAAGCCTAACGATTTCGTGTTCTCCATTATTTTGAAGTCGTATCCAGCTGTTTTGAAGAGGCATGGGACGGAGCTGGTGCAAGCCCAGGTGGTTAAATCGGGTTATGGTGAAATCCCAGCTGTGCAAACGGCGATTTTGGATGCCTATTCGAGGTACTGTGTTGATATTGGTGCTGCGAGGAAGGTGTTCGATGAAATGTCGGATAGGAATGTGATGTCGTGGACTGCAATGCTTTCGGGATATACAAGAGTGGGACTGGTGGGGAAAGCGGTTTTGCTGTTCGATGAGATGCCCGAAGGTATTAGAGATACGCCCTTTTGGAATAGTATAATTTCAGGGTGCGTGCAGAACGGGTTGTTTTCAGAGGCTATTGAATTTTTCAGGAGGATGATAGTTGAGGAGGGATTGGCTGGAAGGAACAGGCCTAATCAAGTTACAGTAGTGTCTGTGCTGTCAGCTTCTGGGAAAGCGGGGTTGCTGCATTTGGGGAAGTGCATTCATGGATATGTGTGTCGGAATGGGCTGAGTTTGGATTTATTTGTCACAAATGGTTTGATTGATATGTACGGAAAATGTGGGAATTATGGGAAGGCTAGAATGGTCTTTAATaataccaaagaaacaaatttgaTGTCTTGGAATTCTTTGATAAATTGTTGTTGGCTACACGGGCAAATTGGGGAATCAATTAGCATTTTTGAAGAGATGCTGCAGAGGACAGATGAAGTAAAGCCTGATGGAGTAACTTTTATTGGGTTGTTAAATGCTTGTAGTCATGGTGGATTGGTTGTTGAGGGgctatattattatgatatgatgATTCATGAGTACGGAATTGAGCCTCAAATTGAGCATCAAGGGTGCTTGATCGATCTTCTTTGTCGAGCAGGTCGAATAAAAGAGGCCGTGCAAGTGGTGGAGGGTATGAGGATTCCACTTGATGAGGTTGTCTGGGGTGCGTTGCTTAATGGCTGTAAGATTCATAGATGTGCGGACTTCGCTGACTATGCAGTGAAAAAATTGGTTGAGATCAATCCCAAGAATTTTGGTCATGGTGCAATCTTGGCCAACTTGTGTCTGAAAATGGAAGAACGGGATGAGGTGCAGGAAGGGAAAAAGATGCCTCAGGAGTATACTTACAAGGAGGCGCCTGGTTGCAGTTGGATAGAGGTTAAAAACCAAGTTCATCATTTTTATTGTGTCGATAAATCTCATCCTAGAACCGAGCAAATCTATGCAGTTTTGGAATGTCTGGCTGACTCACATTAG